In Acidimicrobiia bacterium, the sequence GTTCTGTGTGCGCAACTCGGGCGCGACCGCGGTCGTCGAAGGCGTGGGAGACCATGGCTGCGAGTACATGACGGGTGGTCGTGTGGTCGTGCTGGGTCCGACGGGGCGCAACTTCGCCGCCGGGATGTCCGGCGGGATCGCGTACGTGTACGACCCCGACGATCGCTTCCCAGCGCTCGTCAACTACGAGATGGTCGAGCTCGAGCCGCTCACCGACGACGAACGCGAGTGGCTGCGCGTGACCGTCGAGCGCCACCGCGAGCTGACCGGCTCCGACGTCGCTGACCGTCTGCTGGCGCAGTGGGAGAGCGAGGTCGAGTCGTTCCGCAAGGTTATGCCGCAGGACTACAAGCGAGTGCTCAACGTCATGACGGAGGCCGCCGAGTCGGGATTCTCCGAGGACGAGACGCTCGCCCGGGTGATGGAAGCCGCGCATGGGTGATCCAAGACATGGGTGACGTGGCGGGCTTCATCAAGTGGGGCCGGATCACGCCCATGCGGCGTCGGGTCGACGTGCGACTGAACGATTGGCACGAGGTGTACGAGCCGTTTTCGCCCGAAGAGCTCGCGAAGCAGGCCGGTCGGTGCATGGACTGCGGTATCCCGTTCTGCAACAACGGGTGCCCGCTCGGCAACCTGATCCCCGACTGGAACGACCTCGTGTACCGCGACCACTGGCGCGACGCGATCGAGCGGCTGCATGCCACGAACAACTTCCCCGAGTTCACCGGTCGCTTGTGCCCGGCGCCGTGCGAGACGTCGTGCGTGCTCGGGATCAATCAGGACCCGGTCACGATCAAGCAGGTCGAGGTGGAGATCGTCGATCGCGCATGGGGCGAGGGCTGGATCGAGCCCGTCACGCCGTCGGTTCGAACCGGCAAGCGCGTGGCGGTTGTCGGGTCGGGTCCGGCCGGGCTCGCAGCTGCACAGCAGCTGACGCGCGCGGGGCACGACGTGGTGGTGTTCGAGCGCGCCGACCGTGTCGGCGGGTTGCTCCGCTACGGCATCCCCGAGTTCAAGCTCGAGAAGCGGCACCTCGACCGGCGCCTCGACCAGATGCGAGCCGAGGGCACGGAGTTCCGAGCCAACGCCAACGTCGGTGCCGATGGTGTGGGCGGAGTGCCGCTGAGCGAGTTGCAGGAGTTCGACGCGACGGTGCTCGCGGGCGGGGCGACGGCCTGGCGCGACCTGCCGATTCCGGGGCGAGACCTCGGCGGCATCCACCAGGCGATGGAGTTCCTGCCGATCGGCAACCGCGTGCAACAGGGCGACCTCGCCGAGCCCACGATCACGGCCGCGGGCAAGCACGCGGTGATCATCGGTGGCGGCGACACCGGTGCCGACTGTCTGGGCACGGTGCACCGTCAGGGTGCGCGCTCAGTGCACCAGTTCGAGATCCTGCCGCGCCCACCAGAGACCAGGGCTCCCACCAACCCGTGGCCCACGTGGTCAAACATCTTCCGTGTGTCATCGGCCCATGAAGAGGGTGGTGACCGCGTCTACAGCGTGAACACAGAGCGGTTCGAGGGCGATGAGCACGGGAACGTGCGCGCGTTGGTGGCGCATGAGGTCGAGATGGTCGACGGCCGCTTCGACAAGATCGAGGGCACTGACTTCGAGCTTCCGTGCGAGCTGGTGCTCCTGGCGATGGGGTTCGTCGGCCCCGAGCGAGCAGGTCTGCTCGATGGTCTCGGCGTCGACCTCGACGAGCGGGGCAATGTGGCCCGCGACGCGTCGTTCATGACGAGCATCTCGGGCGTGTTCGCGTGTGGCGACATGGGCCGCGGTCAGAGCCTGATCGTTTGGGCAATCGCCGAAGGGCGGTCGTGCGCGGCCGGTGTCGATCGCTTTCTCGCCGGGGAGACCTTGCTGCCGGCGCCGATCGAGCCGAGCGCGCGTCCGCTCCTATAGCGCACCGCCGATGACGAGGAGCGGACGGGAGTCGTAGCCGAGGACGGCGGCGACCAGGCGCTTGATCGTCCCCGACCGTTCGCGTTCGTACGCGCGAACCGCGCGGTTGTAGCTCTTCTCATCGGCGATGAGATCCTCGGGAAAGGCCGCGTGGAAGGCCAAGACTGCGGCCGTCACGGTTTCGTTTGCGCTGAGCCGATCCGACCCGTCGATATTGGCTTCCAGTCTGCGGGCCAGCGCTTCGAGCTCGTTCGCCGTCTCGGCTTCCCTCCCGGCGTCGCTGTGCGCCGGCCCCTTGAGTGCCAGGGTGAACCAGCGGCCGAGGACGGTGTCGAGGTCCTGGGTCACGGCGCGCTCACCGGCGCCAGCGTCGTCCATCACCGAGGCCAAGGCTCGGAGAGCCTCGTAGCGCGGCTTGAGCGAGGACCGGAGCGGGGTCCAGCGCGCATCCACCTGGTCGCGCGCATCACCGATCTTGGGACCGATCAGCGCACCGGCAGCGATCACGGCGAGGACCGCCACGACGGCGACGATCACGAGCCAGCGCACGCGTCGCCTCATCGGAGGTTCGACCTTATCGGCGCGGGCGGCGCGATCCGTTGATGCTTACCAACGTGGCGACGCGCGTCGCGCTACGTGGCGTGCGTCACCCACCCGATCCTGGCGCAAGTGTGTACGTGCCCTGATATTCACCTTGAGAGAACGATTTCTCCGCGGTCCCCGACGAGCCGAAGCGACCCGGCAGGTCAGCGGGAGTGAACACCTCCGTCGTGCCGTCCTGGAACGACTGCGCGGTGCTGGAGCTCGCGCAGTCCGCGACGCCGGCCTCGGTGACCTGGAAGTTGGTCG encodes:
- a CDS encoding glutamate synthase subunit beta, coding for MGDVAGFIKWGRITPMRRRVDVRLNDWHEVYEPFSPEELAKQAGRCMDCGIPFCNNGCPLGNLIPDWNDLVYRDHWRDAIERLHATNNFPEFTGRLCPAPCETSCVLGINQDPVTIKQVEVEIVDRAWGEGWIEPVTPSVRTGKRVAVVGSGPAGLAAAQQLTRAGHDVVVFERADRVGGLLRYGIPEFKLEKRHLDRRLDQMRAEGTEFRANANVGADGVGGVPLSELQEFDATVLAGGATAWRDLPIPGRDLGGIHQAMEFLPIGNRVQQGDLAEPTITAAGKHAVIIGGGDTGADCLGTVHRQGARSVHQFEILPRPPETRAPTNPWPTWSNIFRVSSAHEEGGDRVYSVNTERFEGDEHGNVRALVAHEVEMVDGRFDKIEGTDFELPCELVLLAMGFVGPERAGLLDGLGVDLDERGNVARDASFMTSISGVFACGDMGRGQSLIVWAIAEGRSCAAGVDRFLAGETLLPAPIEPSARPLL